A single genomic interval of Dysidea avara chromosome 6, odDysAvar1.4, whole genome shotgun sequence harbors:
- the LOC136257616 gene encoding uncharacterized protein — protein sequence MQTLLKFKADMKIINQQGEAALHLAVKYSHLDLLPLFAAAKADFNIETKDGYTPLHIAAKHGNVAILRVLLLLGADPHKLNKEGVSPAGIAAEYGQQEAVNILKHSDDITSSSALELSLVGRTRRPLRSVWKPAKNVWHHMRRRSRSGSRDNLTEELQSKDKKRLLDWSTASTTALAGSQLGSPVSVPTRRPTPYKTRTRLCSSNEECHNDTSAKNDDTIQTRRCTSLEGMLDKDNTPALADLKSPPKQTSTPIQSPNNDSKDHVTMVPVKFGTPTHEKTRTSPQSDAEKKSNKKTIINSVPLEMNRLHEPNIQMEPKKSILAQLPRDKRKAEIQEELDTMKTAFEIRLSQIEKRYQRQLWLATEQANMERYQHRTASLPHNGWGNRQYQYYQPSRGGYHHEQPKRLSSLPAAENTPWQVKKRLFSNGYSSEDEYSGYDHSYNSPQYYDSDDSLSDQLSPDYNGEMVFPEDETDYTNKKPWFEDDSPTSSVRSGKSGRESKKISPHEYSETKKPIREKLAHFHEKIRQHYLEKTDPRTSAAQRYKQLVDQNDNAITTTRLHQLEQRIQELETSMHNQTLV from the exons ATGCAGACCTTGCTAAAATTCAAAGCGGACATGAAAATAATAAACCAG CAAGGTGAAGCAGCACTACACTTGGCAGTGAAGTATAGCCATCTTGACTTACTTCCTTTGTTTGCTGCAGCCAAGGCAGATTTCAATATTGAAACTAAA GATGGGTACACTCCACTACACATTGCAGCCAAGCATGGTAATGTGGCCATATTGAGAGTACTACTGCTGTTAGGAGCTGATCCTCACAAGTTGAATAAA GAAGGTGTTAGTCCAGCTGGTATCGCAGCAGAGTATGGACAACAGGAAGCGGTCAACATACTGAAACATTCAGATGAT ATCACATCAAGTAGTGCACTAGAGTTATCATTG GTAGGCAGGACAAGGAGGCCATTACGGTCTGTATGGAAACCAGCTAAAAATGTATGGCACCATATGAG GAGAAGGTCCAGGAGTGGTAGTAGAGACAATCTTACTGAAGAGCTACAGTCAAAAGACAAGAAAAGACTATTAGACTGGAGTACAGCCTCAACCACAGCCTTAGCTGGCAGTCAGTTGGGTAGTCCAGTTAGTGTACCCACAAGAAGACCAACTCCATACAAGACAAGGACAAGGCTGTGTAGCAGCAACGAGGAGTGTCACAACGACACGTCAGCTAAGAATGATGATACCATACAAACTCGCCGATGTACCAGTCTTGAAGGAATGTTGGATAAAGACAATACTCCAGCTCTAGCTGATTTGAAGTCTCCACCAAAACAGACTTCGACACCAATTCAGTCACCCAATAATGACAGCAAGGATCACGTCACTATGGTGCCTGTTAAGTTTGGCACTCCAACACATGAGAAAACCAGGACAAG CCCACAAAGTGATGCAGAGAAAAAATCAAACAAGAAAA CCATAATAAACAGTGTACCATTGGAGATGAATAGACTACACGAGCCCAACATACAAATGGAGCCAAAGAAATCAATATTG GCTCAGCTACCACGTGATAAAAGGAAGGCTGAAATTCAAGAGGAATTGGACACAATGAAGACAGCGTTTGAAATACGTCTGTCACAGATTGAAAAACGTTACCAGCGACAGTTATGGTTGGCCACAGAACAAGCTAACATGGAACGGTATCAACACAGAACGGCTTCATTACCACACAATGGATGGGGTAACAGGCAATACCAGTATTACCAACCATCGCGAGGAGGATACCACCATGAACAACCCAAAAGACTGTCAAGTCTCCCAGCAGCTGAGAACACTCCATGGCAAGTCAAGAAGAGACTATTCAGTAATGGATACAGCAGTGAAGACGAGTATAGCGGTTATGACCACAGCTACAATAGCCCCCAATATTACGATAGTGACGATTCTCTAAGTGACCAACTGTCACCAGATTATAATGGGGAAATGGTTTTTCCAGAAGATGAAACAGATTATACGAACAAAAAGCCGTGGTTTGAAGATGATTCACCAACAAGCAGTGTTAGAAGTGGAAAGAGTGGTAGAGAAAGTAAGAAGATATCACCACATGAGTACTCAGAGACAAAGAAACCGATCCGGGAAAAATTAGCTCACTTTCACGAAAAGATCAGACAACACTATCTGGAGAAGACTGACCCAAGAACGTCTGCTGCTCAACGATACAAACAACTTGTTGATCAGAATGACAATGCGATAACTACTACAAGACTACATCAATTGGAACAACGGATACAAGAACTGGAGACGTCAATGCACAATCAAACTCTAGTTTAG
- the LOC136257617 gene encoding frizzled-9-like encodes MRFLTLKELAFHEEASDDRRALLGVFASIAYVYFYWWNSKWRRNFLEAQSSGNCVDVPFDDCKGFHNKTTSLNSSDQVTTDVLSLRALYTGVNCSFFSQFFICAAAYPICIGETVRYPCRDMCIQVREECSTFSPLLNTVKIFQCSIYAVGGRCITKEEATISIMGGNRSPTSQATSSSNFSNTCPLGDSAYFSDDAKDFAKGWLATWTTVCFISTMLTILTFLIDRSRFDYPWRPIVYLAICYNVHCFGYYLSLFIGSDTVTCPNNRIVRTRSPWSWEHTPCILVFMILYYTMMAFTLWWLVLTFNWFLATALKWSNEAIARLAPFYHGLAWSFPLLMTIIILATRLVSADELLGTCFIVRDSRDASFVALLLTVIIPLCLILFSGCVLIVIGFVDVLKIRSFVKQSGRETGDLEKLMIRIGVFVVIYIVPALIVISAYIYEVDTRPNWKRVSQTDQNCSDCSDPNVGIFMARVFFLLIVGILSGVWIWSKKTVETWKKFFKRLTNNSSKHEPNYGIESRHYSATEVARPSSVNSTGKDHGAHL; translated from the exons ATGCGGTTTTTGACACTTAAAGAGCTTGCATTTCACGAAGAAGCATCAGACGATCGTCGGGCGTTATTGGGTGTGTTTGCTTCGATAGCCTACGTGTATTTCTACTGGTGGAACTCAAAATGG AGGAGAAACTTTTTAGAAG CCCAATCATCAGGAAACTGTGTAGATGTACCATTTGATGACTGCAAAGGATTCCACAATAAGACTACATCATTGAACTCGTCTGATCAGGTCACCACAGATGTACTCAGCCTGAGGGCGCTCTACACTGGTGTAAACTGCTCCTTCTTCTCACAATTCTTCATCTGTGCTGCAGCCTACCCTATTTGTATTGGGGAGACTGTGAGGTACCCTTGTAGAGACATGTGTATACAAGTGCGGGAGGAATGCAGCACCTTTTCGCCACTTCTAAACACAGTAAAGATATTTCAGTGTAGCATATATGCTGTCGGGGGGAGGTGTATTACAAAGGAAGAAGCTACAATTTCTATAATGGGGGGGAACAGATCACCAACCAGTCAAGCAACCAGCAGTAGCAATTTCAGTAACACTTGTCCACTTGGGGACTCAGCTTACTTTTCTGATGATGCAAAGGATTTTGCTAAAGGGTGGCTGGCGACTTGGACAACAGTTTGCTTCATTTCTACTATGTTAACTATCCTGACATTTTTGATTGACAGAAGTAGATTTGACTACCCATGGCGTCCTATTGTGTACTTAGCTATCTGCTACAATGTTCATTGTTTTGGCTACTACCTTAGTTTGTTTATTGGCAGTGACACAGTCACTTGTCCAAATAATAGGATTGTTCGAACAAGGAGTCCATGGTCCTGGGAACATACACCGTGTATCCTCGTGTTTATGATCCTCTATTATACAATGATGGCCTTTACACTGTGGTGGCTGGTTCTGACTTTTAACTGGTTTTTAGCTACTGCTTTGAAGTGGAGTAATGAAGCTATTGCACGACTTGCTCCATTTTATCACGGCCTTGCCTGGAGCTTTCCCCTGCTCATGACAATCATTATACTGGCTACAAGATTGGTTAGTGCTGATGAATTACTTGGAACATGTTTCATTGTCCGTGACAGCAGAGACGCTTCATTTGTAGCTCTATTGTTGACTGTGATTATACCGCTTTGCTTGATCCTGTTTAGTGGATGTGTGTTGATTGTGATTGGGTTCGTTGATGTACTAAAGATCCGGTCATTTGTAAAACAAAGTGGAAGAGAAACAGGAGACCTTGAGAAGCTCATGATAAGGATCGGTGTATTTGTAGTCATTTACATAGTCCCAGCTTTAATAGTAATCTCTGCATACATATATGAGGTGGACACTAGACCAAACTGGAAACGTGTGTCACAAACGGATCAAAATTGTAGTGACTGCTCCGACCCTAATGTAGGAATATTCATGGCAAGAGTATTCTTTCTATTAATTGTTGGGATACTCAGTGGAGTATGGATCTGGTCTAAGAAGACGGTAGAGACGTGGAAAAAGTTTTTCAAGCGCTTAACAAACAATTCATCAAAGCATGAACCAAACTATGGCATTGAATCACGACACTACAGTGCAACTGAAGTAGCTAGACCTAGCAGTGTAAACAGCACAGGCAAAGATCATGGAGCTCACTTGTAG
- the LOC136257618 gene encoding transmembrane protein 135-like → MSLSRLTRDWRHVDDNCWEVIHPWEDSCLRNTPALFCRMFPRCFKVYFPLYVVTDVLMHGINPKMLAAYTVPNVIRSTTFLSVQGSLLFAFSCLLRRLFGQFYMYTPVFFPMLTSSFIGILIERKGRRAPLTTYMCMEALYAIYYAFKSRGIVTPLPHGEVMLFSVAMALLCHSMEHNGKDVSISILRFLLTPHFPIVNGSIVESLCRTTSLRQYPKITFLLSLAETGCWSFLLGYCGRSLSSTIAGFLKSKKFSSLFKPWSHCNNVQVGLFLCALTVIYKFALAIFRRFLSLSKASLLAGAVAGLSMMLWKSPSTAIYAAVKAIEMTYWRMVGIGWLPVLRHADIPIYALATAITIHLTLYEPDHVSKQYWTFIRNITGDRAVQFKYEKLYCIGMAPSKRHSQPDADPDDHPQKQRT, encoded by the exons ATGAGCCTTTCCCGGCTTACACGAGATTGGAGACACGTGGATGATAATTGTTGGGAAGTGATTCATCCATGGGAAGATTCCTGCTTAAGAAACACCCCTGCGTTATTTTGTCGCATGTTTCCACGATGCTTCAAAGTATACTTCCCGCTCTATGTG GTGACAGATGTGCTAATGCATGGGATTAACCCGAAGATGTTAGCAGCTTATACAGTGCCCAATGTGATCCGCTCCACTACATTCCTGTCTGTACAGGGGAGCTTGTTGTTCGCTTTCTCATGCCTACTGAG GAGGTTATTTGGTCAGTTCTACATGTACACACCAGTGTTCTTCCCCATGTTGACTTCATCGTTCATCGGAATTCTGATTGAGAGGAAAGGGAG GAGGGCACCATTAACAACCTACATGTGTATGGAAGCACTGTATGCTATCTACTATGCCTTCAAGTCACGAGGTATAGTCACTCCTCTACCACATGGAGAG GTGATGCTGTTTAGTGTTGCTATGGCATTACTGTGTCATTCAATGGA acACAATGGAAAAGATGTTAGTATTTCAATATTAAG ATTTTTATTAACTCCACACTTCCCTATAGTCAATGGGTCAATAGTAGAATCATTATG TCGCACTACTAGTTTGAGGCAGTACCCAAAGATCACGTTTTTACTATCACTAGCAGAA aCTGGTTGTTGGAGTTTCTTGTTGGGATATTGTGGCAGGTCACTCAGCAGTACAATAGCTGGCTTCTTGAAGAGCAAGAAATTTA GTAGTTTATTCAAACCGTGGTCACATTGTAACAATGTCCAGGTGGGACTATTTCTATGTGCCCTGACTGTGATTTACAAG TTTGCACTGGCAATTTTTAGAAGATTTCTCTCTTTGAGTAAAGCGTCACTGTTAGCAG GTGCTGTGGCTGGCCTATCCATGATGTTATGGAAAAGTCCTTCCACTGCAATATATGCTGCTGTTAAGGCTATTGAG ATGACTTATTGGAGGATGGTAGGAATTGGTTGGTTGCCAGTTCTACGTCATGCTGATATTCCAATATATGCTCTAGCAACAGCCATAACAATTCATCTG ACACTGTATGAACCAGACCATGTCTCCAAGCAGTATTGGACTTTCATAAGAAATATCACTGGAGATAG GGCTGTACAATTCAAATATGAGAAGTTATACTGTATTGGGATGGCTCCATCTAAGCGACATTCTCAACCAGATGCTGACCCAGATGATCACCCTCAGAAACAAAGAACGTAG
- the LOC136258155 gene encoding protein patched homolog 1-like isoform X2, which translates to MTYYYVSRKNWNHNSIPEKSHTRKMTYTFRDLCAYVPYPPTGMPDFDRILNELHTCGMFTIVDCYWEGSLLQNPPESVVVPRPTYCPEMPENLTWSNFNYTQLTECMRNNPNESNYNPQVIQGFLGLGIDGYVGRDCFYSQGCPESSRYVEANSNLFRNVDACKGASNAAVTPHAIVTGYQGNDNGTDQLRTFRTDLLLGGTDLVRNNLLFHGINISRIDTLGLLERWKELFYDHVVDYDEGRIIPRSNRTSRDQMYGFSSITVPEFVEELSVVVPALLATGYVLMVLYCAAAFFKCDSMQSRCGVGLMGVFIVILGSAAALGITAWAGLKFTGFTTQIYPFLVLGLGVDDMFVIVGTFLEIEQRKGRSTSIKELIKDTMVIVGPSITLTSVTNFAGFLMCYIIPFITLRGFVVEVAVAITLNYIGLVIGMPCYLIIDYYRSHGKLLDVLCCIPVFWRKNEDDDTSKEVDEKKEEPGKSGVMASASSWLSQANKEYNSILTWFVVKYYSPFLQNYIVKAVAIVAFFIILAVGIWGCTRIKYDRHLGDISTNDRFTDYAKIDDEYFQTYAFIVATKDINYPGLQPRLLEMERRVVNSVNVIAPTSTNRLWLRVMIEYFQSLHARACQLNITAFQNTLTLIIPALDQTYLPNEPSCVRATNVTTYSQECLCNYNLFAVEEFRGMEFTVIPPDRFYYYLTIWATLDRTNFQLLRAFLSPAPLLTDFTVVVPSEPLLYAQVNLYVDDLTSADLVVDHLESVKDILDDLEIDGYNFGTAVLLYAQFLTLSRDTLLGAAIIVICCFLVTSVFLMDLHSGIVMGTILIVNAVEIFGFIGVFEIDVNFFPATVFLAGIALCVEFTAPLVFYFLKATATGTEGPKHLWLRNHNERMHKALEHRFTPIFNGAVTTFVGVIMLLFAPVRFIQLYFFAVYMIIIVLGVLNGLLFLPVLLSVVGPFAQVWPVNTAPPQRDIQMGYSNPIGTEDMKEEELKKEELKESMLY; encoded by the exons GACATATACATTTCGTGACTTGTGTGCCTATGTCCCGTACCCACCAACTGGAATGCCTGACTTTGATCGGATACTGAATGAACTACACACATGCGGAATGTTTACAATAGTGGATTGTTACTGGGAAGGATCATTGTTACAAAACCCGCCAGAGTCTGTTGTGGTTCCGCGACCAACATACTGTCCTGAAATGCCTGAGAATTTGACCTGGTCCAATTTTAATTATACACAGTTGACAGAGTGCATGAGAAATAACCCGAATGAATCTAATTATAATCCACAAGTCATTCAG GGCTTTCTTGGACTTGGCATTGATGGTTATGTTGGAAGAGACTGTTTTTATTCACAAGGATGTCCA GAAAGCTCACGATACGTTGAAGCAAATAGTAACCTGTTTCGTAATGTTGATGCCTGCAAAGGTGCAAGCAATGCTGCCGTCACGCCACATGCAATAGTAACAGGATATCAGGGAAATGACAATGGTACTGATCAGTTACGTACATTTAGAACTGATTTACTTTTGGGTGGCACAGACCTTGTTAGAAATAATCTGTTGTTTCATGGTATCAACATTAGTCGCATTGACACATTGGGATTGCTGGAAAGGTGGAAAGAACTCTTTTATGAT CATGTGGTAGATTATGATGAAGGAAGAATAATTCCACGCAGTAATAGAACATCTCGAGATCAAATGTATGGTTTTTCATCGATAACAGTCCCAGAATTTGTTGAAGAACTCAGTGTTGTTGTACCAGCACTTCTTGCCACCGGTTATGTcctaatggttttgtactgtgCAGCAGCTTTTTTCAAATGTGATTCTATGCAGTCTCGGTGTGGAGTTGGACTG ATGGGAGTGTTTATTGTTATACTCGGCTCGGCTGCTGCTCTAGGAATTACTGCCTGGGCAGGACTGAAATTCACAGGGTTCACAACTCAA ATTTATCCATTTTTGGTATTGGGACTTGGTGTTGACGATATGTTTGTCATTGTTGGTACATTTCTGGAGATTGAGCAGAGGAAAGGCAGAAGCACCTCAATCAAAGAACTCATCAAGGATACAATGGTTATTGTCGGACCCAGTATCACACTGACGTCTGTCACTAACTTTGCTGGATTTCTGATGTGCTATATTATTCCTTTTATTACTTTAAGAGGTTTTGTAGTGGAG GTGGCTGTTGCTATAACTCTCAATTACATTGGACTGGTCATAGGCATGCCCTGTTATCTCATAATAGACTACTACAGGTCCCATGGTAAACTGTTggatgtgttgtgttgtattcCGGTGTTCTGGAGAAAAAATGAAGACGATGACACTTCAaaagaagttgatgagaaaaAGGAAGAACCTGGCAAATCTGGTGTCATGGCAAGTGCTTCCTCGTGGTTATCTCAAGCTAACAAAGAATATAATTCCATCTTGACCTGGTTTGTTGTTAAATACTACTCCCCATTCCTTCAGAACTACATTGTAAAAGCTGTGGCAATTGTTGCATTTTTCATTATTCTGGCGGTAGGAATTTGGGGCTGTACGAGAATTAAGTATGATAGACATTTGGGAGACATTAGTACTAATGACAGATTCACTGATTATGCTAAGATAGATGACGAGTATTTTCAAACATATGCATTTATTGTTGCCACTAAAGATATTAATTATCCTGGATTGCAGCCACGGTTGTTAGAAATGGAGAGGAGAGTTGTTAACAGTGTCAATGTCATAGCGCCTACAAGTACTAATCGTTTGTGGCTAAGAGTGATGATTGAGTACTTTCAAAGTTTGCATGCTCGTGCATGTCAATTAAATATCACTGCTTTCCAAAACACTCTAACTCTAATTATTCCTGCCCTTGATCAAACATATCTACCAAATGAACCATCTTGTGTACGTGCTACCAATGTTACTACATATAGCCAAGAATGCCTATGTAATTATAACTTGTTTGCTGTTGAAGAGTTTAGAGGAATGGAGTTCACAGTCATTCCACCTGACAGGTTTTATTATTACCTTACGATTTGG GCAACTTTGGATCGTACCAATTTTCAGTTGCTTAGAGCTTTCTTGTCGCCTGCACCACTACTAACTGACTTTACAGTTGTAGTACCATCTGAACCACTACTGTATGCACAAGTAAACTTGTATGTGGACGACCTAACATCAGCTGATCTTGTAGTGGACCACCTTGAAAGTGTTAAAGACATTCTTGATGATCTTGAAATTGATGGTTACAATTTTGGAACAGCTGTACTTCTCTATGCACAGTTTCTTACCTTAAGCAGAGATACCTTGTTAGGAGCTGCCATCATTGTAATTTGTTGTTTTCTTGTGACGTCTGTATTCCTAATGGATCTACATAGTGGAATAGTCATGGGAACAATTCTAATAGTAAATGCTGTGGAGATATTTGGCTTTATAGGAGTTTTCGAAATTGACGTAAACTTTTTCCCAGCAACTGTGTTTCTTGCCGGCATTGCTCTTTGTGTGGAATTCACTGCACCATTAGTATTTTACTTCCTGAAAGCTACTGCAACAGGTACCGAAGGGCCTAAACATTTGTGGTTACGTAATCACAATGAAAGGATGCACAAGGCACTGGAACATCGTTTTACTCCCATCTTTAATGGAGCAGTTACAACCTTTGTTGGAGTCATTATGCTGCTGTTTGCACCTGTTCGATTCATTCAGCTGTATTTCTTTGCAGTTTATATGATTATTATTGTACTTGGGGTGCTTAATGGTCTCCTATTTCTACCAGTGCTGCTGTCTGTTGTTGGACCTTTTGCGCAA GTGTGGCCTGTTAATACAGCCCCCCCTCAACGTGACATACAGATGGGATATAGCAATCCCATTGGTACGGAGGACATGAAAGAAGAGGAGCTGAAAAAAGAGGAGCTGAAAGAATCGATGCTTTACTAA